A genomic window from Pyxicephalus adspersus chromosome 2, UCB_Pads_2.0, whole genome shotgun sequence includes:
- the CD36 gene encoding LOW QUALITY PROTEIN: platelet glycoprotein 4 (The sequence of the model RefSeq protein was modified relative to this genomic sequence to represent the inferred CDS: substituted 1 base at 1 genomic stop codon) encodes MCCNKKCCLIVGSVVGGLLAILGGVLFPVGDLFPQLNINKEAVIEDGTIAYENWIVPGSPVYRYFWIFHVLNPDEVLKGGIPNLEQKGPYVYLVRHVPKSNVTQNNNNTVSFYQPNEAIFQPIMSIGPEEDTYTVLNLAVAVSKNKSCQLLLLNRIYIASTYYAALFIKKGLQMTDTDSDTGGGKDPAQKSCMMSFTINXYTYNGTSDGPYTVYNGKEDINTVALITKYKGESTLSYWKNDYCDMINGTDAASFPPFVDKNKLLYFFSSEICRSIYGEFRKEYMLKGIKLYRFVVPSSALASPTVNPDNYCYCTDTVLSRNCTAAGVLDLRVCQGGKPIFLSLPHFLHGSDFLLTQVNGLSPNEEEHQTFVDVEPITGFTMHFAKRLQVNVMFQPTSKIDILANLSSEFMFPVLWLNETALIGKESADRFKSSVTVPMKVLEVVQILLLCLGGVLFFACSITLCVIRGKK; translated from the exons atgtgctgcaataaaaaatgcTGCCTTATAGTGGGATCAGTGGTTGGAGGACTGTTGGCTATCCTCGGAGGAGTCTTGTTTCCTGTGGGAGATTTATTTCCCCAGTTGAATATAAATA AGGAAGCTGTCATTGAGGATGGAACTATTGCTTATGAAAACTGGATCGTACCTGGAAGTCCCGTCTATAGatatttttggattttccatgTTTTAAATCCGGATGAAGTTTTAAAAGGAGGAATACCAAATTTAGAACAAAAGGGACCTTATGTATATTT gGTTAGGCACGTACCGAAGAGTAATGTgacacaaaacaataataatacagtgtCCTTTTACCAGCCAAATGAAGCCATCTTTCAGCCAATTATGTCTATTGGGCCTGAAGAGGATACTTATACAGTTCTTAATCTGGCAGTGGcagtaagtaaaaacaaaagttgccaattattattattaaacaggatttatatagcgtcaacatattacgcagccttgttcattaaaaaggggttgcaaatgacagatacagacagtgacacaggtggaggaaaggaccctgcccagaagagctgtATGATgtcatttacaataaattaatacACT TACAATGGAACCAGTGATGGGCCTTACACAGTGTATAATGGCAAGGAGGATATCAATACAGTGGCCTTAATTACCAAATATAAGGGAGAAAG TACTCTCTCTTACTGGAAGAATGACTACTGTGACATGATCAATGGCACAG ATGCAGCTTCATTTCCTCCATTTGttgataaaaataaactattatacTTCTTTTCTTCTGAAATTTGCAG ATCCATATATGGAGAATTCAGAAAAGAATATATGTTAAAGGGAATTAAACTGTATCGATTTGTAGTTCCAAGCAGCGCTTTGGCCTCACCCACCGTTAATCCGGACAATTACTGCTATTGCACAGATACTGTGCTATCTAGAAATTGTACAGCTGCTGGTGTGTTGGATCTTCGGGTTTGCCAAGGCG GTAAACCCATATTTCTTTCTCTGCCTCACTTCTTGCATGGAAGTGACTTCCTGTTGACACAAGTAAATGGACTAAGCCCCAATGAAGAAGAACACCAAACTTTTGTAGATGTGGAGCCT atAACTGGGTTTACTATGCACTTTGCTAAAAGATTACAGGTCAATGTAATGTTCCAACCAACAAGTAAAATAGA CATATTGGCTAATCTCAGTTCTGAATTCATGTTTCCTGTGTTATGGCTGAATGAA acTGCTCTTATTGGTAAAGAATCAGCAGACAGATTTAAATCAAGTGTAACTGTGCCAATGAAGGTGCTGGAAGTTGTGCAGATATTACTTTTATGTCTTGGTGGTGTGCTGTTCTTTGCCTGTTCCATAACACTTTGTGTTATTAGAGGTAAAAAGTAA